A stretch of DNA from Sphingomonas sp. SORGH_AS_0879:
GATGACTAAGACGCGGTCGGGCGATGTGATCGCGGGCGGGCTTCATCAGTTTCTCGAAGCCTTTATTCAGGAGAATGCCCAACTGCACGGCGCCATCGGCCGTCAGTTCAAGTTCGCCTGATGCGGATCGCGATCGAGCATCACCTCGCCTGCCGCCCCCGAGTGGCGGGCGGCCCCATGGTGCAGATGCTGCGCCTGACGCCCGAAAATCATGACGACCAGACGGTCGCGCATTGGCGGATCGACGTGGATTGCGACGCGCGATTGCGGGGAAGCCATGACGGCTTCGGCAACGCCGTGACCATGCTCTATGTCGAGGATGCGCCGGAGGTCGTGACGATCACCGCCACTGGGGAGGTGCTGACCAGCGATGCGCACGGCCTGATCCACGGCGCGACCGAGACGCTGCCGCCGCCGCTCTTCCTGCGCATGACGGACGCGACTCCGGCCGATCCCGTGATCGTGGGATTTGCGGCGGAGGCGACGCAAGGGGCAGAGGGTCCGCTCGCGGCGCTCCACGCCCTGAATGCCGCGATCCAGGCGCGTTTCGATGTCGATTTCGAGGCGCGGGTTGTTCGCCTGGATGTCACGCGCATCTTCGCCGAGAATCGTGCGACGCCGTGCGATCTGGCGCATATCTTCTGCGTGGCGGCACGGTCGCTGGGTATCCCGGCGCGCTATGTCTCGGGCTATGCGGCGCTTGGAAGTGCGGAACATGGCAGCCCGCATT
This window harbors:
- a CDS encoding transglutaminase family protein, translating into MRIAIEHHLACRPRVAGGPMVQMLRLTPENHDDQTVAHWRIDVDCDARLRGSHDGFGNAVTMLYVEDAPEVVTITATGEVLTSDAHGLIHGATETLPPPLFLRMTDATPADPVIVGFAAEATQGAEGPLAALHALNAAIQARFDVDFEARVVRLDVTRIFAENRATPCDLAHIFCVAARSLGIPARYVSGYAALGSAEHGSPHCWAEAHVEGPGWIGFDPCTGLSPQDRHVRVAVALDATGAAAVAGEPWGGLAVANAAQ